One part of the [Synechococcus] sp. NIES-970 genome encodes these proteins:
- a CDS encoding hypothetical protein (conserved hypothetical protein), protein MLIEPSVLRAAQQIYNQYAAVHPVRFQYVTGVSINSQTLQGFVSFREHAVLLPQEVFVPVEQLMNYSA, encoded by the coding sequence ATGTTAATTGAACCCAGCGTGTTACGGGCTGCCCAGCAGATCTATAACCAATATGCCGCCGTTCATCCTGTGCGCTTTCAATACGTCACCGGGGTTTCAATCAACTCACAAACTCTCCAGGGATTTGTTAGTTTTCGGGAACATGCAGTCCTTTTGCCCCAAGAAGTTTTTGTGCCCGTCGAGCAGCTCATGAACTACAGCGCTTAA
- a CDS encoding hypothetical protein (conserved hypothetical protein), translated as MTVLTKTPQEIDHMDEREVAELAARLELDDYPTPFEALQDWHLLRAIAFQRQELVEPYWHLLDIEAYDES; from the coding sequence ATGACAGTCTTAACAAAAACCCCCCAGGAAATCGACCACATGGACGAACGAGAAGTGGCCGAACTTGCCGCACGGTTAGAATTGGATGATTATCCGACGCCCTTTGAGGCACTCCAGGATTGGCATCTGCTCCGGGCGATCGCCTTCCAGAGACAAGAATTAGTTGAACCCTACTGGCACCTGTTAGATATCGAAGCCTACGACGAATCGTAA
- a CDS encoding hypothetical protein (conserved hypothetical protein (DUF393)), with protein MSSPATWKITLLYDGQCPLCLREVNFLRRKDQGRGLVRFVDVMAVDYEPSCHGGVTFQAAMERIHGVLPDGTVLQNVAVFRYVYSVLGMGWVYGITRLPLIGQVADGIYGVWAKYRLQLTGRPDLITLIKAQEDRKTCGAAVACRLDNSVVD; from the coding sequence ATGTCTTCGCCCGCTACTTGGAAAATCACCCTGCTCTACGACGGCCAATGTCCCCTCTGTCTCCGGGAAGTCAATTTTTTACGACGCAAGGACCAAGGGCGCGGTTTAGTACGGTTTGTGGATGTGATGGCGGTGGATTATGAGCCGAGCTGCCATGGTGGTGTCACTTTTCAAGCGGCGATGGAACGGATTCATGGGGTTTTGCCCGATGGTACTGTGCTACAAAATGTGGCGGTTTTTCGCTACGTCTATTCAGTTCTGGGCATGGGCTGGGTTTATGGCATTACAAGATTGCCCCTGATCGGCCAGGTGGCCGATGGAATTTATGGTGTCTGGGCAAAATATCGTCTGCAACTGACCGGAAGACCGGATTTGATTACTTTAATCAAGGCCCAAGAGGACAGAAAAACCTGTGGGGCGGCGGTTGCTTGTCGCCTTGATAATTCTGTTGTGGATTAG
- a CDS encoding hypothetical protein (conserved hypothetical membrane protein): MNALSFPTWIVHISSVFEWILAIWLIQTYGQLTQDKSWTALAWGMLPSLVSAMCACTWHFFDNDPSLEWLVTLQAALTLIGNCTLCLGAWWIWRSPGPKQSID, from the coding sequence ATGAATGCCCTTTCTTTTCCCACCTGGATTGTGCACATTTCCAGTGTCTTTGAATGGATTTTAGCCATCTGGCTGATCCAAACTTATGGTCAGCTCACCCAGGACAAAAGCTGGACGGCCCTCGCCTGGGGGATGCTGCCGTCTTTGGTCAGTGCGATGTGTGCTTGTACTTGGCATTTTTTCGACAATGACCCCAGCCTGGAATGGCTCGTCACCCTCCAAGCTGCCCTGACCCTAATAGGCAATTGTACCCTTTGTTTAGGAGCCTGGTGGATTTGGCGATCGCCTGGCCCCAAACAATCTATCGATTAA
- a CDS encoding Na+-transporting NADH:ubiquinone oxidoreductase subunit 2 — protein sequence MAVGPFSDVCDYQIAILSIFLVFRVCTRDWPLDLTGGLLGDRHLYRDRMEPQFISEEQSRPVKPLLISGFRSAMITGLSLSLLLQETTLPF from the coding sequence GTGGCTGTAGGGCCCTTTAGTGATGTCTGTGATTATCAAATCGCTATTCTGAGCATTTTTTTAGTCTTTAGAGTCTGTACCCGCGACTGGCCGCTCGATTTAACGGGGGGTCTGCTTGGCGATCGCCACCTATACCGTGACCGAATGGAGCCTCAGTTTATTTCAGAGGAACAATCTCGCCCGGTGAAACCCCTTTTAATATCTGGTTTCCGTAGCGCCATGATCACGGGGTTAAGCCTCTCACTGCTACTACAGGAAACCACCCTCCCATTTTGA
- a CDS encoding lignostilbene-alpha,beta-dioxygenase, whose translation MLNSGEDITKLYNWPMTATLSNQQKNYDQTAWQKGYESQREEAAYEITEVEGQIPAALEGTLFRNGPGLLDIGGTPIKHPFDGDGMICSVTFRGGRAYFQNRFVRTEGFVAEQKAGKPLYRGVFGTQKSGGLFNNVFDMRLKNIANTNVIYWGKKLLALWEAAEPHRLDPENLETKGLDYLGDILKAGDGFSAHPRIDPASIWDGGEPCLVNFAVKPGLPTRLVIYEISPSGELLRYREHEAQGFAFIHDFAITPNYVIFFQASVKFNPLPYVLGLKGAGECVKFEADKPTKMIVIPRDPARTDVQTLEAEAGFVFHHANAFERDNQIIVDSVCYQSIPQVQPDLDYKNVDFNALDPGQLWRFSLDLETQKVTRELLDTRCCEFPVVHPAYVGRDRRYTYIGATDAATGNAPLQAVWKVDHQGDNSQLYSFAPSGFTGEPIFVPCPEATAEDEGWVLLMVYDSARHGSDVVIFDAQDFTQPVATLHLKQHIPYGLHGSWTPEVFVSF comes from the coding sequence ATGTTAAACTCAGGGGAAGATATTACAAAACTTTACAATTGGCCCATGACTGCAACATTGTCCAACCAGCAAAAAAACTATGACCAAACGGCTTGGCAAAAAGGTTATGAATCCCAGCGGGAAGAAGCAGCCTACGAAATTACGGAAGTTGAAGGACAAATTCCGGCAGCACTAGAAGGGACTTTGTTTCGGAATGGGCCAGGGCTACTAGATATTGGTGGTACGCCGATTAAGCATCCCTTTGATGGCGATGGGATGATCTGCTCAGTGACCTTTCGCGGGGGGCGGGCTTACTTCCAAAATCGTTTTGTGCGAACAGAAGGATTTGTGGCGGAACAGAAAGCAGGGAAACCCCTTTATCGTGGTGTATTTGGTACGCAAAAATCGGGCGGTCTTTTCAATAACGTGTTTGATATGCGGCTGAAAAATATCGCAAATACCAATGTGATCTATTGGGGGAAGAAGTTATTGGCCCTCTGGGAAGCGGCAGAACCCCACCGCCTCGATCCAGAAAATTTAGAGACAAAAGGACTTGATTATCTTGGGGATATCTTAAAAGCTGGAGATGGGTTTTCGGCTCATCCCCGCATTGATCCGGCCAGCATTTGGGATGGGGGCGAGCCCTGTTTGGTTAATTTTGCGGTGAAGCCTGGTTTGCCGACGCGTTTAGTCATCTATGAAATTAGCCCCAGCGGTGAACTACTGCGCTATCGGGAACATGAGGCCCAGGGATTTGCCTTTATCCATGATTTTGCGATCACGCCTAACTATGTGATTTTTTTCCAGGCGTCGGTGAAGTTTAATCCATTGCCCTATGTGCTGGGACTAAAAGGCGCAGGGGAATGTGTCAAATTTGAAGCAGATAAGCCCACTAAGATGATCGTGATTCCACGAGATCCAGCGCGGACGGATGTGCAAACCCTAGAGGCGGAGGCGGGCTTTGTATTCCACCATGCCAATGCCTTTGAGCGGGACAATCAAATTATTGTGGATTCGGTTTGTTATCAGTCGATTCCTCAGGTGCAGCCAGATTTAGATTATAAAAATGTTGATTTTAATGCTTTAGATCCGGGTCAGTTATGGCGCTTTAGCCTGGATCTGGAAACGCAAAAGGTCACCAGGGAATTATTAGATACCCGCTGTTGTGAGTTTCCGGTGGTGCACCCGGCCTATGTGGGACGCGATCGCCGTTATACCTATATCGGGGCAACCGATGCTGCCACGGGGAATGCACCGCTCCAAGCTGTTTGGAAAGTAGATCATCAAGGGGATAATTCCCAGCTCTATTCCTTTGCGCCGAGCGGATTTACCGGGGAACCGATCTTTGTGCCCTGTCCGGAGGCTACGGCAGAAGATGAAGGCTGGGTTCTATTGATGGTTTATGATTCGGCCCGCCATGGTTCTGATGTGGTGATCTTCGATGCTCAGGATTTCACCCAGCCTGTCGCAACCCTACATCTTAAACAGCATATTCCCTACGGGTTGCACGGCAGTTGGACGCCGGAAGTGTTTGTGAGCTTTTAG
- a CDS encoding hypothetical protein (conserved hypothetical protein (DUF541)) — protein MQLKKVFVPVLAVLLCLGGTSEAIAQELLRTITVTGQGEEAVSTSISEVRLGVEVRGETATQVQADIAQRSNQVVDFLKGKNVDKLTTTGINLQPEYDYNNDNRRLVGYLATNIVSFEVPTSQAGSIMDEAVRVGATRVDGIYFRATDDALAAAERTALAEAAQDARNQAQIVLGSLGLSAQEIVQIQVNGATPPAPLFRAMDTARTMAFESAAPSPVEGGEQTVNASVTLTIRY, from the coding sequence ATGCAACTTAAAAAAGTTTTTGTTCCTGTTTTAGCTGTCCTTCTCTGTCTTGGGGGAACTTCTGAGGCGATCGCCCAAGAACTATTGCGGACGATCACTGTAACAGGCCAGGGAGAAGAAGCTGTTTCTACAAGTATTTCTGAAGTGCGCCTCGGGGTAGAAGTACGGGGAGAAACCGCCACCCAGGTCCAGGCTGATATCGCCCAACGTAGTAACCAAGTGGTAGATTTCCTGAAAGGGAAAAATGTCGATAAGCTCACCACCACAGGCATTAACCTCCAGCCAGAATATGACTATAACAATGACAATCGCCGCTTAGTCGGCTACCTGGCTACGAATATTGTCAGCTTTGAAGTACCCACCTCCCAAGCCGGGAGCATCATGGATGAAGCAGTCAGAGTTGGGGCCACTCGCGTTGACGGCATCTATTTCCGGGCCACCGACGATGCCCTTGCAGCCGCCGAACGGACAGCCCTCGCTGAAGCCGCCCAGGATGCTCGGAACCAAGCACAGATTGTTCTTGGTTCTTTGGGTCTGAGTGCCCAGGAAATTGTTCAAATCCAGGTAAATGGTGCCACCCCCCCCGCGCCCCTTTTTAGAGCCATGGATACTGCGCGGACAATGGCCTTCGAAAGTGCAGCCCCTTCCCCCGTTGAAGGAGGTGAACAGACGGTCAATGCTTCTGTGACCCTGACGATCCGTTACTAA
- the coaBC gene encoding phosphopantothenoylcysteine decarboxylase/phosphopantothenate--cysteine ligase produces MLKEKKIVVGLSGGIAAYKVCEVISQLFQAGAEVRVVLTDSAQRFITPLTVATLSRHPAYTDEDFWDSHRPRPVHIDLGEWADLILLAPLTANTLAKVSLGLADTLLTNIILASTCPVLVAPAMNTDMWQQLSVQSNWRRMQRDQRYHILDPNSGLLACDRRGKGRMAEPVQIIKAVQALIHSRGQADLAGKKVLVSAGGTREHFDPVRFIGNPSTGKMGLAIAEAAAYRGAVVTLVHGPIESRLLENLPNINLFPVTSAAEMEQMMLSQADQFDWIVLCAAVGDVRPTVNYGHKLAKAELPESLALEEIPDIAAQLGQRKRPDQKLIGFAAQTGEITAPALAKLQRKNLDAIAANAVDQENSGFASETNQLIFLDKEGRKATIPQASKGAIAHHLLDFIKQL; encoded by the coding sequence ATGCTCAAGGAAAAAAAAATTGTCGTCGGCCTTAGTGGGGGTATTGCCGCCTACAAGGTCTGTGAGGTAATTTCTCAGCTGTTCCAGGCAGGGGCAGAGGTGCGGGTTGTTTTAACAGACTCAGCCCAACGCTTTATTACCCCCCTTACTGTCGCAACCCTAAGTCGTCATCCCGCCTACACCGATGAAGATTTTTGGGATAGCCATCGCCCCCGCCCGGTGCATATTGACCTGGGGGAATGGGCTGATTTAATTTTGCTGGCGCCCCTAACAGCGAATACCCTGGCAAAGGTAAGTCTGGGTTTAGCCGATACGTTGTTGACGAACATCATTTTGGCCTCTACCTGTCCTGTTTTGGTGGCCCCAGCGATGAATACGGATATGTGGCAACAGCTGTCGGTACAGTCTAACTGGCGCAGAATGCAGCGAGACCAGCGTTATCATATCCTCGATCCAAATAGCGGCCTGCTTGCCTGCGATCGCCGAGGAAAAGGGCGCATGGCAGAACCAGTACAAATCATTAAAGCGGTCCAGGCTCTGATCCACAGTCGGGGCCAAGCGGATCTAGCAGGCAAAAAAGTTCTCGTGAGTGCTGGGGGCACGCGGGAACATTTCGACCCGGTGCGCTTTATTGGCAATCCTTCTACAGGCAAAATGGGTTTGGCGATCGCCGAAGCAGCGGCCTACCGGGGCGCAGTGGTCACCCTGGTGCATGGGCCGATCGAAAGTCGTTTATTAGAAAATTTGCCTAATATCAATCTTTTTCCTGTGACCAGCGCCGCTGAAATGGAGCAAATGATGCTGTCCCAGGCAGATCAATTCGACTGGATTGTGCTGTGTGCAGCGGTGGGCGATGTGCGGCCGACGGTGAACTATGGCCATAAGTTAGCGAAGGCAGAGTTGCCCGAAAGTCTTGCCCTAGAGGAAATTCCGGATATTGCGGCCCAACTGGGTCAACGGAAACGCCCTGACCAAAAATTGATCGGCTTTGCGGCCCAAACGGGAGAAATTACCGCCCCAGCTTTAGCGAAACTCCAGCGGAAAAACCTCGATGCGATCGCCGCCAATGCCGTAGATCAAGAAAACTCTGGTTTTGCCAGTGAAACAAATCAATTGATTTTCCTCGACAAAGAGGGCCGCAAAGCGACGATTCCCCAAGCCAGCAAAGGGGCGATCGCCCACCATCTATTAGACTTTATTAAGCAACTGTAG